In the Periophthalmus magnuspinnatus isolate fPerMag1 chromosome 11, fPerMag1.2.pri, whole genome shotgun sequence genome, aattaaaaacattttataattagatgtagacagcacagTGCAGTCTTATTTTACCTTAAGAGATTCtttatacaatataatatatctAGGCAAAACAGATTTGTacttaattacataaaaaataggTACAATGGAAAGACAAAAATGCGGTACCTTTGGCGACCACAGTGAGGTGCACCACTTTGCTGACCACGGTGTTGTACTCAAAGTCATTGTCGTAGGACAAGATGCGGTTGAAGAAGCAGCGGTACGTCCCGGAGTCATTGAAGGTGACGTTGAGCAGATAGATGGACGCATCCTGGATGTCCATACTGCGTTTGCTGCCATTCCAGTCCACGCGATCCATGAAGTGGTCGTGTTCAACTGTACCACCGTCTTCATTGTAAGAGTAGATCTGAAATAAGAGGAAAATGTACGTCGTTATTTATTTGAGAGATGTATAAACCAATTTCAACCACAGAAGATTAAGACAGGCATGTGCTGATAGtatatcaatatatatatatatatatatatatatatatatatatatatatatatatatatatatatatatatatatatatatatatatatatatatatatatatattgatatttgGATATATTGATTTTATGGATACATTCTGTATATATTTGCAACTGCAGAAGATGGGCTCTTGACATTAcaggaaaaaaattataaaattaaatacacaaaGGTTTTGTTTTGAGTGTATTTAGTAATGCGGTGTTTCAGAAGAGGAAGTGGAATATACATCTACAGAAAAAGGAAAACGCAATGAACCAGGGGGTTGCCTAAGAATTACTGCTTTAGGtcaatatattatttttctattttaaagttttttaatGAAGAACAATTCACTGTACATTCCCATACTCCAGCGTGAGCATGTCAGGAGGCTGTTTGATGATTGTACTTTCATAATAAATGGCTATGGGTTAGAGCAAAAGATGATAAAACTAGTAAGTCATATACTTATTAGTGGTTTTATGGTACTGGTCTCCAAACAGGCAAAAGACAATGCAACTTTGCAACTTAGGGTAGTGTAAGAACTTTCCTTAGTCCCACTTCTTTAGCCTTTAGAGAATGTCTGACTTTTATACTGATGCCACATGAATTATATGAGATTATAATGAGATTTATATCAAATATACTcatattcttttctttttgggTGTACTGACTGGGTGTAATTATTGCTATTGCCATTGCAATCTCCCTCTGTGTTACAATCAATGAATGAAAACTGAAAATCATATGACGTATTGGAGTTATTATCTatgaacttaaataaaaaaaataaaaaaaatctctttgcAGTCCGATTGTATTTCTCCTCCCTGTTGGTTGTTGTAAACAGAAAGAGTAATAAATTCTCTCTTGTGTGATTAGTTTTAGGGCTTAACTCACATTTGCAGTACAGATGACACTGTACAAGGTTAACTCGCCTGATCCTGTCAAGAGCCCATTGATTTGTGTGGTGTTAAATATCTCTATTGATTTTAATCTGAGTCCGACCTTCAACCCCTGTTTGGTCATGTGATCAGGGACATCACGTTGTTATGGGAGACGAACAggaagtgagggagagggaCCACAGACAGGAATTTATAAATAGATGAAACGTGGTGTGGGTGGGTGTATTTTGTACCAGAAAGTCAAGTCGGTCTAAATCAATCACAGCCTATTTGAAAGGGTACCATTATACAACAGATATAATATAGACATGTCAATtattactaaaacaaaaactacaagtactcaaaagtactcaaaactaaaaatctgtttgctataatctttatatatttatatttttaaatgttcatcaATATGTGCAGtctctttacaaataaatacattaagaaaataagaaataagaaaagACAGAAAGTGGGATCAAAGCGTAAAGGAGGCAAAGTAAATTCacacaacagattttttttcaaactgtgtaGTCTGAGTGTGTAGTCATACATCCAGGCGCAGAGAGCTGGAGTGATTAACAGCGCTGCAGTGGTGCTGTGATATCGATCTGATCTGCAGCCTCTCAGTGTGGAGTCTgtatgccctccctgtgtctctgcctctctcaaATATGTACAGATCAACTCTGAGTTATACAACAAGCCTGTCTCTTTGTGTCCAAACCTTTAACTGTGTGAATAAGGAATGACTGTGCTGCCTCCAATAACCTACAAAATCATGAGTGGTAGAAGAACAAATTGATGAGTAATAAAGTTGGATAAAGACCAGGTTATGAGTTGCATCCTAGTGTAGAAATATCTGGCAATGGTGAAGTGAAATTCATTAAATTCAGCAAATCATGTCTTGGATTTGGCTGAGTTAGTAATTaccaaaaacatacttttatgtTGGTGTTAAAATAATTGCAACTGAGTGAGACAAATCTGCCAATGCCGTTAGTAATAGATAATAATGTCTGTATTCCCTATAGTGGCCTAGTACCAGTGATGTGCACACACCTACACAATTGTATCACAATACTGATTTATGTTGTCTTTAAGAGGTTATCTCATTCCAAGTCAATCTAAATCTAAATGGTAACTACAActctgcttcttctgagagTTCAAAGCTCTGTTTGAATTATCCTGTCACTCATGAAAAAGTATCTGTGTTTATGCATAGAGATGATCTGTGGGACAAATGTGTAGGCCCTTTTAAAATTTTACCCTAAAGAAAGCTAAACTCCAGTTAAAATGTATCTTCTGAATTCTTGTCCCCATGCAGTGttgatttttgcagtgcatttagtttaaaaaagctAAACTCACGTGCACAAAGTCAGCCTCTCCCTTGGCTCTGAAGTACCACTCAATGGTTGCTGATCCTTCAACTTCACTGCGGCGTTTACAGGAGATACAGCCCAGTTTGAAGCCTTTTCCGGCCACTGCCTCTGTGTCTGAGTCCACCTCTGCACACGCCCCATTCGACTCACCCACTGCACCAGGAgaaatgaggaaaaacaaagGATCAGATGATTTAAAAGCTAGAAAAGTGTTTAAAAGCTCCATGACTTTAATAACAAGGATATAATCAATCTTGCAGAATCAGGGTTCGctggacacattttttttgttaaattattgTTTACGCTGTGCTGTTCTATCAATACCCTGCTTTAAAAAATCGGCTTAAGTATAGTCTTTTCAATGACCTATACTAGTGTACTGTAGTTTGTAAAAAAATTTACCGCTCCTCACAATTTTTAAAACTTGAGGTTATTATATTTATAGTAACAGTAAGATATACCAGTTAGTTAATAGTAAATTAAACCAGTGCTGAGAATTTACAAATTAATTGTTGTTAAAACTGACCTAATGGTAAGGTGTACTCATAACCAAAGGTGCACCTGTTGACCTGAATATTTTTTCCATAAAACTTTTTATGTGGGTTAGTGGAAACTAAGCCACTAAGACAGGAATAGTCTAAACTTGCAGGTGCTAACTAACCcggataaaatgtattttggtcCATTTAGTGAAAATATATGGCACAGGCCTATACAAATTCTGAAATTCTTTACTTATGATGTGATCCCacatctaaaaacacaaatttactatttacacaatttatacatttataaagaTTACAAGCCCATCACTTACCGAAcagggagcagagcagagccaagATCAGGAGGTGAAAAACTGCCTTGTAAGCCATCTTTTTATTGAACCTCAAAAAGAACAACTCCAAGTGCCTTTTAGACTTCGGACTGAGCCCCTCTAATATTATTCTTTAATGGAtcttaaatatttacaataatctATAATGTAGCTGCTCTAAGTAAAGTGCTGATTGAAAATGTCTATGTCAGGAAAGTACAAGTTAAACATGCATTTCACTGGCCAAGGCCTTACACACTTGTAACTATATGATCTTATGAGGTCTTTGGCTGTAAGCAGCAACAACTGAGTGAAAAATACAGATATTATTGCCACAAGTTCCTAGAATTGTATCTGGAAAGACTCGGATGAaagctttttgttttaattaaatgatTAAATGATACTGCCCAGGTCTTTACACAGTGCTTTTTTCAGATAACCTGAGATGTGATTATCTTTGCTCCCTGAGGTACTGTGGTCGGATTACGTACACAATAATAAAACGTGCTCCCTTAAATTGCATTCCAGACAACACTAAGGGTTAAAATACATAATGCAACATGCCAAGCTACTGATAAACTACACCATGCCAATGCATATGTGATCAATGTGCATGCCTTATGGTTTAAAGCCAATGAGCTACTTTTAACACGCTACTGGTGAAGCTTACAGGCTACAAATGCTTATCTTAAATCCGAAAATACGAGTGTACTGTCTTGAACTAGAGGCCCAGTCCGTGTCGAGCCCAAACACGCGCCGTCTTGTCGTTGTCTTGCGTTGACAGATGCAAAATTTTATCTGATGGTCCCGTGCTCCGAGAGGAGATGTCTCCGTTGGGCTGGCATCGTAGTTAGAAATAATACAGTGCCAGTCAAAAAGGCACACAActcaaaagacaaataaaatctGCGTATGCGCCGTGTGTGATGGAGCCGTCCTCTGGAGCAGGTTTATCTGTGCGCCACAGACGCACCTCTGTGGCCGCGCACGGGCTGCTGCAGAGGCACTGCGGTAAAACCAAGGACCCTAGATGAGCTGAGCAGGGGGCTCAACACCACCCCTTTGGCTCCGGACACTGAATTTTTACAGCAACGCTGTTTTAAGTCTTTCTACAAACGCGACATGACAATATTAAATCATTGTAATCGTTCCCAAATTAAAATGACGCGGATTTATTCGACGGACTGCCCCTTTAACAGCAGTCACAGGGCGGGGCCACGGCTTTCACAGATTCGAGCCACAACTTCCCCAAATACACTATTTTAATCTGcttttaacataaaatatgcAGACACGAATCCATTATGTTTGACGACACAAATGATAaatagtatttagtattttccATACCATAAAAAACACTTGTTTCTCTGAAACGCCCACAGGCGCTGCATGTTTGGAGGATGCTGATGTTGTCAGCTCCGCCTACAGACAAGCCACTGTTAGCAGACTGTTAGCACAGGCTAGCGAAAACCAAGAAGGTTACTCAAAAACAAGTCATAGCAATACATGATCAAAATGTGTATTGCGGTCTTCAAAATATCTACGAGCACATAGGAAACGAAGACAAAGCTGTAAGgactcaaataaatcaaaggtaaaGTGAGAAATCttatgctaacatgctaatgctacatGCTACATGAGAGCTAGTGCGATTCAAAACAAACctgtgtatttgtacattttgcaCATTACTGTTGTATCATATTATATGTctgaaagttacattttaaccttcatcttAATGTCATACCAATGCCATGGTTATAGTTATGTTACATGTAGTTAACTTGTTGGCTCCTATTTTAATGATCCTAAAACAGggagatatattttttaaatcacagaATGTATTTTCAAGTCACCATAACAAGAATTTTGTTGTACTTATAACACTATAGGAGGGCCAATCCTCATTGTttacaattttgttttattaaacgTTTACTATTGTCATAAATGTTGACATTTAACAGTTTTTAAAGTCTGCTAAAGTGTGTTTAGTTTCGTAAGAACGTTGGTCATATCTTTGCTGATGTCAGTGCCGTGTTGAATAGGGGGCTCCTCCACAGCGCTGAGCTGGCAGTCCCCCAGCTTCAAGTATGGGTGTGTATGTGAGAGACACAGCAGTGGAAATGCGAGGCGCTAATTAGATATTTGTGGAGAGAAAAAAGTCATGCCCAGACGTCAAGTTTCACAGTAGTGtgtcatggatctattaaaataataaaatagtagtGTGCACCAACTCTCCCTGTTAAAacttataaatataataaatattgtttgttataataaatattatttgTCATTTCACAATAAAGCGATCTACATATAGATGGAGAAAGGGGCAATAACACATTGATTATGACATTGTGGTTACATTGCCTTTTCAAAAAACTGCCTAGCAGAGACGGAAGGTTTGCCCATTTGAAAACCCACTAAACTAACTAAATCAGTCCTGGATTAATCTTGGGTTCAGGTTTTGTCCCAatatagatctggtttagtcctgatttagtctaaaCCATGTTTAGATTTCCTTAGTACTCATCAGGCTTTGTAGTTGCGCACAGTTTACAGttagaaacaagaaacaaactCTAGGCTGCAGCTTGCCTATACTGCCACATATTATGTATATTCCATTTTATCTCATATTTCCGCAGTTTCCTGAAGATGGAGGTGAGTTCAAGAGACGTTCCTGGTCTGACTCTGCAAGTGTGCTTCCCAGCAGTCCGAGCCTCAGTCCTGGACAGTTTgaacagacagagggaggaggggcaaCTCTGTGACCTGTCCATCCATGTACAAGGGCAGGTGTTCAGGGCCCACCGATGTGTCCTTGCTGCTTCCTCTCCATACTTCCATGACCAGGTGGGTACTAAAGCATCATATCACCTATTCTTTCAAAGTAAACATTGCAATTAGGGCTAACTGGCAATGATATGCTTGGGGTGTGTTAatcaagaggtctacagccgattctctgtcagtaaaagcctATGGTTTGGATCATAGTTTGGACTTTGTAGGAAGAAATTGGTCTATAATTTATGTTAAATAACAAGACTAGCTCTAGTTGCAATTGTGCCACATTTAAATGCATTATCAATACAGTTGCAGAAACCTTTCTTCTTTTCTATTCATTTCTATTGATGCATGTATTTCATATTGAGGTCAAATTATTCAGGTCCAACTGATTTGTGCTTAACCCTTGTTTAGCATTACAAGAGACACAAATGTTTAATTCCATCATTGTATTTGAGAGTATAGCCATTTCCTCAAGTGTTTTTTGTATTCACATTCTGTGTAGGTTTTGCTGAAAAATGTCACCACAGTTTCGTTGCCGTCTGTGATGGACCCTGTGGCTTTTGAAAGCGTTCTGAGCTCTGCATACACGGGACAGCTCAGCATCGTCCAGGATGACATTGTCAATTATGTCACTGTGGCCAGTTTTCTGCAGATGTGGCACATAGTGGACAAATGCACAgagattttaaaaagacatcGCCCTGCCCCAGATGTACCTCCAGGGGGTACTGTCTCTCGCCAACAGTCTCCCAGCAGCACTGACTGTTTGTATTCAGAGCGAGTGGGAAGAAAGCGGGAGAAAAAgcctgatgccctccctccttTGGCAACATGGAGACGACCTCAGCAGTTTCCAAGATGGGGGCGTCAAAGATCATCAACTGGACAGCAGTTAGCGGACTCACAGCTGGAGTGCCTGCCTGCTTACAATGACAGTAGTGATTACTCCAGTTGTGAAGAGCCGTGGGTTTCAAGTCAAGCCAAACCGGCTCATATTGTCCCAGATGCGCTCGGACACAGCAGTAAAAACCACGGTATGCCACTCAGCGAAGAGACATTAAAGCAGAAATTCAGTCTTCAGCAGCAGCGTGGCCCCGAAAGGCCTGCAGATAAGAATAGAGAGAGTGGGGACCGTGATGTAACtcaagagagacagaagaaagacagaaaggagagagaggaggaaaagagttCAGGAGGCAATGGAGTGGAGACGAAGGAGGACATTGTACCAGTGGGGCAGAGTGGTAAGTGACCTAGTTTCATTCAAGAAATCttaattttgaaatatttaaatgttcaaaaactAGAAAAGGTGTTACATTTACAAGTTAAACCAATTAATTTTACACTTTGAGTAAGGGTGAATACATTCTACCCAAGATACTAGACAGCTCTTTCTAGGGGAACGTTTGCCACCttattgtctccatgaagatgtcatTGAATGTTCTACAATAAGAATGATACAGTTTGATACAGTTAATCATTTAAAGCAGTGCAGTTGATCAAGCAGGTGGCTTCCcctggaaaaaataataataataaatcaaaataaggaTCCACACAAATGGGAAAATTATCACTTAgttagaaaatattttaaaagggcATGACACATTAAAACTCTGACATGTGCATGTGATGGATGCACATCTTTTCTTGCTTTTgtggaaataaatacatttgagatCTTATATATAAGATGGTACCACATGTTACCACATACCATAGACCTCTTTTAGCTACTAAGCTGAATTATGTATTATGTAGAAAGACTTATCGCATAATGTTATCTTTTATGTCTATTACGGAGTTTGAATCAATGTTCAAGACTTGGTTAAACAATAATGCAACATTTATAACATTACACAACTTTTGTCCTCTACCATGTCTGTGTATTTTTACAGACATCAACGTTGCTTCAAATGTGAATAGAGCATCTATTGTAAAAGTGAATCTTGATGACAGCACTCACAGCGATGCCTCGTCGGATGTCCCCAACTCCGCTCCTCAAAACCAGACCCCCCAAAATCAGACCCCCCCTGCACCTTTAGAACGCCTTCAATGGCAAATACCTCCTTGGTCCCAACAAGCTGCAAGAGCCCAAGACAGCGAGACTGGTAGAAACAGTATAAACAACGAGGAGGACACAGATATGGGACATTTTGAAGGTAATTATAGTCGGGATACTTTTGATGAGATTGAAAAGGAAAGTGGACAAGTTTCACAGCGACCTTTAGTGTCTCCAGAGTTTAATTTAACTGGATCTGATGCAAGCTGGCCTTCAACTAGCGCCAACCAAGGTCCTTGTTTGACGCCTACATCCTCATCCACTTTCCTAGCACCTTCCTCGCCTCCTAtgccttcctcctcttcctctctaccCCTCACTGGTGCCCCATTCGCAGGCAAAGTCCACTACTGCCACTGCGGTAAAGCCTATGCGCTAAAAAGCATGAGAGATcgccatgttaaaatgcagcACCTAAACTTGCGTCCTTTTGGTTGTCCAGTTTGTAATAAGtcatttaaaatgaaacatcATTTAACAAAGCATCTAAAAACACATGGTGGATTACGGCCTTTTGAATGTAGCATCTGTGGTAAGAAAGTGATTTGGAAAGACAGTTTTCTTAGACATCAAGCTCGATGTCAACGATTGGCTTTAAATAGCAACAACTCAAGCACGTCAGCTGAAGATGGTAGTAGTTTTGGGTACAGTTTTGAGGAAGGGGAGGGGTTTTTAGCAGCGGGGGGGCAGATAAAGGTAGAGGAGGGGGACTTTGCATCAGAGGATGGGATGGAGAGATTGCTGGTGTCGAGGATTGTGAATGATTTTCAGACAGAAAATGTAGACACTGAaagccatgtttttaaagaagaaGTCAATGAGAGCTTGAGTTAAAAAATAACTGCACCTACTTTGTATGTAaattagaatacattttttaaactcatTCATGGAGTTGTGACTGCTTTGCCTAAAgtattccacagaatggcattaaacttgcttCAATAGAcagaagcaggtgatgccacaagccaggccaaattacaggtcagctctgtaaAGAGATGGTAAATATGGATgcttttcaaggtgtttttggcCAATAAAGCACCTGCAATTTAAGAAATGCAAAGTAGATAAGTTTCAAAATGTAGTGCTGAGGCACTTGTATTACTGTTGAGaactaatatatttattttttagtttaagGGGTGCTCACAATTTCAATCACAAAGAGATCAAATCAAGACATTTCAATACAGGCCATACACAAGACATAAGCCATTCAGTTTTACTGGAATTAAATATAGTCAAATGGTACCATATATTTGTAGCGATAAATTAAGTTCTTGCAAATTGTGTTCTCCTTTTCTATCATTGTCTCCTGATGtaaattgttaaaatacatttgatttttctttCCCTATATTTAGTAAAGATACAGTGTTGCTTTACTAAATCCATATTTTTCTTATGGGCCACTATAAATGTTTAGCCACTTGAATGGGAGATACTGTGGCACATTATCTTTCTGGCCATCAGATGGCGCTAAATTATAGCCATAGACAAATTGCTTTACTGAAATTGGGCTCACAGTACTACACTATCAGTGATTTGATGtacaagatttgtttaaaactgtTACGGGATAAAAACTGGACTGTAGAATGTATCATTGTGATTTATTCACTTTTCATTACAACCACAGTATTTTTGTCtctatgttgtattttgtttttactgcatACTTTTGGTTGTGACATGACATTAAAGTTTTGCTTTTTGCACACAATGAAATGCTGTTAGCAGATATGgttaaaatcacataaacaaCAGTAATCTTTGTTCTGGATTTGATATGATTGTAGTATGGAGTATAAAACTGTTTGTTACATAGTGCTACCAGACCAAGTAAGTATTTTTGTACATgtctacaataataataaaatacatttaaaagtactcaagggtgtttttgttttgtttttttaaaatttaaaatagaaATGACTGCATTTTTGCACAATTAAGTTCTACAGTTGCACAAAATTACATACTTATGCAttattttgtccagttttgttACCTGCTGAaatgtttacatattttaaaagtgcactatgtaacttttctggtgcctTTACCTAGAATGATCTACAGTACagcattcttttttttttattacaggtgtttctatgtttatgttttacttaccTTGGAGTCTCCTTTTGTCTTCATTGAGAGGGATATATGCAAGTtcaatgctgtggaacattgtaaAACAATAACACCTATAAAGACACGCAATTAGTCCACACTTTAGAGAGATTATATAGTGCTTTAATGAATGCAACTTGTTTTTCTGCAAGAAAATAACTTCCGAGGCCACattttaagattattattacaaattatatatttctgttttgtccattttcatGAAGTATTTAAAGAAAAGTAGTCTATATTATTTTCCATAATCACCAAGTACTCACTCTTTTCTCTTTGCGCTGATTTGAGCACCAGGGGGTCTCATTGTTCAGAGTATTCCTTGGCATTAATTAAACCCTGGTATGTTCTGAAAAGGCCTCCTGAAACCGCAGATGTAGATGATGACGTCCAATACACTCAAATGCATTCACTCACCcatgtacacacatttacatttcaatgGAAGaagagacacacaaacagagAAAGAACTACAAAGACCTAAAGTACAGAAGTAATTATATACAGTGGGATGCAGAGACTCAAAAGTGGGTTAGAGGAGCTATAATACTGTATGGAGCAGAGAAGTGGATGATACAAGTGTTTTCAGGGTCctatgtaatgttttataccaATTCTAACTATACTTTAGTCCTCCATTAATGCATCTTAGCCTGGTGGTCTGAACacgttttagacctgtttttacccagtttagaccaagtttatacctttttttttaatcttgtttggatcaactttagacctggttttgactcAGGTCAGACatggttttgaaatgtttttttgtttagacctggtttagacttctTACCTGTTTAGACCTGAGTTGTTTTGGCCCAGTTTGGACTTGATTTTTACATGGTATACACCCAGTTAAGTCAGAATGTTGTTTATGTCTGAATTCTTCCAGTAGTCAGCAGATCTGGTTTGGTGACCCATGTGCCTTtgggtttcagaattatgaaaaatcaaGACAATGGCCATGTAAATGAACAATTTCAAACACAATCCTTTGACTTGAttagtgaaaagtcctcaaaatgttgcctctaacaggaagttgaaacccatgaataagtATTGTCAGTTGAACAGCGGAACAAATATCCAGTCCACGTAATTGATTAACATTTAAACACTTGTTGAGAGCCCTGAGCAAATGTCTGACCTTTAGAGACATTAACAAGGCAGGTCAAATCACCTTTCTCAAATATTTGTTCTGTcccatttctttgttttatttttctatttctttttcacctttttatgttatgtttgatGTTTTGGCACTAGTTCAGATGTTATAACATTCTAATCACTCAATGTTTGATCAATTACTTGTTAGAATATGTTTCTACAAATTTCTACCCAATAAATACTTGacttgtattatgtattatgtgtaaATAAGGTGATATAAATACAATGTTATATATGCCCCAAGAGCTGGATGTAGCAGTACGTTTTATCCTACAAATCACAACTTGTCTTACATGTCTCACATTTAGTATTGCGGTGTCTAATGATGTTCCTTATGGTTATAATATGAGCCTGAACTTTGTATTCCCTCCAGGGTTCTCAAATGATCAATGCAGTTTATGGGACGTAATAAAAACATCCTTTAGCCCCAGGGATATTTGGAAGATGAGTTTTGGGAATGTGTTTTGCAAATGACTTACCATTTTAAGATGAAGCGTATGTGTATAAAATGATGCCTCATTTCAAACTATCCATTTAGTACTTTTGTGTGTGGAGTATGTTTCTAAATTCCAGTCTTTTACAACAGATGGTTCAAGGCTTAAGGTTCCCAAGAGGTTTAATGTAAAATCGAAAGCTCATATGACAAGTTACACTAttgtttttaaatagattttgttAAAAAGATTAGTTTGACaaatttggtgaagtttatcattttaataccTGGAGAATCAGATGTGGCATATAAAGACATTCCCAGAACTAAGGGCCAACACATATCAAATTAAACTTTATGACACCTGTCCTTGCATTTTGGAttaaattttatatattaaatAGATTCCTTATC is a window encoding:
- the scn1bb gene encoding sodium channel, voltage-gated, type I, beta b, with protein sequence MAYKAVFHLLILALLCSLFVGESNGACAEVDSDTEAVAGKGFKLGCISCKRRSEVEGSATIEWYFRAKGEADFVHIYSYNEDGGTVEHDHFMDRVDWNGSKRSMDIQDASIYLLNVTFNDSGTYRCFFNRILSYDNDFEYNTVVSKVVHLTVVAKATRGTASIVSEVMMYVSIIGLQVWLLIEMIYCYRKIAAAGEEALREAANAEYLAIASESKDNMAGVQVGE
- the zbtb22a gene encoding zinc finger and BTB domain-containing protein 22, whose amino-acid sequence is MEVSSRDVPGLTLQVCFPAVRASVLDSLNRQREEGQLCDLSIHVQGQVFRAHRCVLAASSPYFHDQVLLKNVTTVSLPSVMDPVAFESVLSSAYTGQLSIVQDDIVNYVTVASFLQMWHIVDKCTEILKRHRPAPDVPPGGTVSRQQSPSSTDCLYSERVGRKREKKPDALPPLATWRRPQQFPRWGRQRSSTGQQLADSQLECLPAYNDSSDYSSCEEPWVSSQAKPAHIVPDALGHSSKNHGMPLSEETLKQKFSLQQQRGPERPADKNRESGDRDVTQERQKKDRKEREEEKSSGGNGVETKEDIVPVGQSDINVASNVNRASIVKVNLDDSTHSDASSDVPNSAPQNQTPQNQTPPAPLERLQWQIPPWSQQAARAQDSETGRNSINNEEDTDMGHFEGNYSRDTFDEIEKESGQVSQRPLVSPEFNLTGSDASWPSTSANQGPCLTPTSSSTFLAPSSPPMPSSSSSLPLTGAPFAGKVHYCHCGKAYALKSMRDRHVKMQHLNLRPFGCPVCNKSFKMKHHLTKHLKTHGGLRPFECSICGKKVIWKDSFLRHQARCQRLALNSNNSSTSAEDGSSFGYSFEEGEGFLAAGGQIKVEEGDFASEDGMERLLVSRIVNDFQTENVDTESHVFKEEVNESLS